One window of Arcobacter cloacae genomic DNA carries:
- the cas2 gene encoding CRISPR-associated endonuclease Cas2, with protein MKKDTFNYNYAFLFYDIADEFSDAGKYRVAKVFKICKKYLKHHQKSIFRGSITPANQIKLENELKKVIDKNLDFISIVKVPNAKSFNETILGTNQKEEESIFI; from the coding sequence GTGAAGAAAGATACCTTTAACTATAACTACGCTTTTTTATTTTATGACATTGCTGATGAGTTCAGTGATGCAGGAAAATACCGTGTGGCTAAGGTGTTTAAAATCTGCAAAAAATATCTCAAACATCATCAAAAATCAATTTTCAGAGGAAGCATCACCCCTGCAAATCAAATAAAACTGGAAAATGAACTTAAAAAAGTGATCGATAAAAATCTTGATTTTATTTCTATTGTCAAAGTTCCAAATGCTAAAAGTTTCAATGAAACAATCCTTGGAACAAATCAAAAAGAGGAAGAATCTATTTTTATCTGA
- the cas1b gene encoding type I-B CRISPR-associated endonuclease Cas1b encodes MAKNHTRYIFSMGELKRKDNSIAFVNEKGNFYIPIQDTRELYCMNEVSFNTKFLDFISKAGITLHLFNYHGNYSGTFYPKEQLISGDLSIKQAVCYLENRLNIAKSIVLSIAENIHETLYHYYRHDKKELKPILDWLKSEPQKFLQKDITIEQIMFIEGQIWSRFYDCFKHFLPEDFLMNKRVKRPPNNPMNALVSFGNTLLYTKTISAIYTTHLNQAISFLHSPREGRFSLCLDISEAFKPIIVFKTIFDLVGRKKLQVEKHFDKSLNYALLNEEGKKIFIDAFETRINETFMHAKLKRKTTYKHCLKLEGYKLIKYIVEGKEFVPFKLKDKM; translated from the coding sequence ATGGCAAAAAATCATACACGATATATCTTTAGTATGGGCGAACTCAAACGCAAAGATAATTCCATAGCATTTGTAAACGAAAAAGGAAATTTTTATATCCCTATTCAAGATACAAGAGAGTTGTATTGTATGAATGAAGTGAGTTTCAATACCAAGTTTTTGGATTTTATAAGTAAAGCTGGGATTACGCTTCATTTGTTTAATTATCATGGCAATTACAGTGGCACTTTTTACCCAAAAGAGCAACTTATAAGTGGGGATTTGAGTATCAAACAAGCGGTTTGTTATCTTGAAAATCGCCTTAATATTGCAAAATCAATAGTTCTTTCAATTGCTGAAAATATCCATGAAACGCTTTATCATTATTACAGACACGATAAAAAAGAGTTAAAACCTATACTTGATTGGCTCAAAAGTGAACCTCAAAAATTTTTACAAAAAGATATTACAATCGAGCAAATTATGTTTATAGAGGGACAAATTTGGAGTAGATTTTATGACTGTTTCAAACACTTTTTACCTGAAGATTTTTTGATGAACAAACGGGTAAAACGCCCACCAAATAACCCTATGAATGCGTTGGTAAGTTTTGGAAATACTTTGCTTTATACTAAAACCATCAGTGCGATTTATACCACACATCTTAACCAAGCCATTAGTTTTTTACACTCTCCACGAGAGGGAAGATTTAGCCTTTGTTTGGATATTAGTGAAGCTTTTAAGCCTATCATTGTGTTCAAAACTATCTTTGATTTGGTAGGAAGAAAAAAACTGCAAGTGGAAAAACATTTTGATAAGAGTTTGAATTATGCACTTTTAAATGAAGAGGGTAAAAAAATATTTATAGATGCTTTTGAAACAAGAATCAATGAAACTTTTATGCACGCAAAACTCAAACGAAAAACCACCTACAAACATTGTTTGAAACTTGAGGGATATAAACTCATCAAGTATATTGTCGAGGGTAAGGAATTTGTACCCTTTAAACTAAAGGATAAAATGTGA
- a CDS encoding BRO-N domain-containing protein — translation MQKIQLFESKKIRSHWDEESELWYFSINDVIEILTQSTNPRKYWSVLKTRLKNEGSQLATICSQLKMKASDGKMRLTDVATTEQLLRLIQSIPSPQAEPFKIWLAKVGYERIESMQDPEKSIDQAMHDYFQLGYSEKWINQRLKSIEVRKELTDEWKARGVAEGKEFALLTDIISKAWSGHTTHEYKKLKNLKKENLRDNMTNLELVLNMLAEATTTEISKEKKPNGLDESKKIAKQGGTIAGNTRKAIEKKIGKTVVTSKNAQNLIEKDKEVSLLKRVSKTQKNDSREEGSENDELK, via the coding sequence ATGCAAAAAATACAACTTTTTGAATCAAAAAAAATACGAAGTCATTGGGATGAAGAGAGTGAACTTTGGTATTTTAGTATCAATGATGTCATAGAGATTTTAACTCAAAGTACAAATCCTCGAAAATATTGGAGTGTTTTAAAAACCCGTCTTAAAAATGAAGGAAGTCAACTGGCTACAATTTGTAGCCAGTTGAAAATGAAAGCATCTGATGGCAAGATGAGGCTTACTGATGTGGCTACTACGGAACAACTTTTAAGACTCATTCAGTCTATTCCATCACCTCAAGCTGAACCTTTTAAAATATGGTTAGCAAAAGTAGGATATGAGAGAATCGAATCGATGCAAGACCCTGAAAAATCCATTGACCAAGCAATGCACGACTATTTTCAACTAGGATACTCCGAAAAATGGATTAATCAGAGGCTAAAAAGTATTGAAGTAAGAAAAGAGCTAACTGATGAGTGGAAAGCTAGAGGTGTAGCAGAGGGAAAAGAGTTTGCTCTTTTGACCGACATCATCTCAAAAGCGTGGAGCGGTCACACGACACATGAATATAAAAAACTAAAAAATCTTAAAAAAGAGAATTTACGAGACAATATGACCAACCTTGAGCTTGTGCTCAATATGTTGGCAGAAGCCACAACAACTGAAATCTCAAAAGAAAAAAAGCCAAATGGACTTGATGAGAGTAAAAAAATTGCCAAACAAGGTGGTACGATTGCAGGAAATACGAGAAAAGCTATTGAAAAGAAAATTGGTAAAACAGTTGTAACAAGCAAAAATGCACAAAATTTAATTGAAAAAGATAAAGAAGTTTCTCTTTTAAAAAGAGTTTCCAAAACTCAAAAGAATGACTCAAGAGAAGAAGGAAGTGAAAATGATGAACTTAAATAA
- the cas4 gene encoding CRISPR-associated protein Cas4, with the protein MTKITGTLINYYFHCQTQMWLHANRINLEDNSEDVRIGKVLHEINEEKNKTAEISIDNIKIDKITRDYLVEVKKSDSDPEAVKWQVLLYLYKLKQKGVEKKGKIEYIEKRGDKKVEFIELNENNERELLEVLNRIEDLMNQEIPPAPKFENKCKKCAYFEYCFI; encoded by the coding sequence ATGACTAAAATCACAGGCACCCTAATAAACTACTACTTCCACTGTCAAACGCAAATGTGGCTCCACGCCAATCGTATTAATCTTGAAGACAACTCAGAAGATGTACGAATAGGCAAAGTTTTGCATGAAATCAATGAAGAGAAAAATAAAACGGCGGAGATTAGTATTGATAATATCAAAATAGATAAAATCACTCGAGATTATTTGGTAGAAGTCAAAAAAAGCGACAGCGACCCAGAAGCGGTGAAATGGCAAGTTTTACTTTATTTGTACAAACTTAAACAAAAAGGTGTGGAAAAAAAAGGCAAAATTGAATACATCGAAAAACGAGGTGATAAAAAAGTGGAGTTTATAGAACTCAATGAAAACAATGAAAGAGAACTTTTGGAAGTTTTAAATCGTATTGAGGATTTGATGAATCAAGAAATCCCTCCAGCTCCAAAGTTTGAAAATAAGTGCAAAAAATGTGCTTATTTTGAGTATTGTTTTATCTAA
- a CDS encoding ATP-binding protein translates to MIKDILNEQNRHWFNEKKEYVKREKFQILLKYLPLKQVITITGIRRCGKSTLAKMAINHLIENGTNPINILFINLEQPYFLEYQNDATFLDKIYEEYLKLANPTGKTYVIFDEIQFFDNWEVFIKSKYESSDIKFIVTGSNSSMLSSELATMLTGRSLNIHLDTFSFKEFLDYKNIDYSSELMQIKNKIQIARAKEEYLKWGGFYEVFGIEDKFTKKSLLISYARNIIYRDIVPRYNIRNSQTVEKLFFYLLNNATTILNYTTLSKTFELSDKTIKEYISYFEETFAMKRIDKYHTKPKERIKSVKKIYIKDNGFLQIAPKKAPNLGTLLENSIYNYLSSKTEDISYLKDTYEIDFYDEKTLFQVSYNIEDDKTKQRELRAFEHFKKENQKAKLITFDTNEEIKDIEIVSFERFIFNDD, encoded by the coding sequence ATGATAAAAGATATTCTAAATGAACAAAATAGACACTGGTTTAATGAAAAGAAAGAGTATGTAAAAAGGGAAAAATTCCAAATACTTTTAAAATATCTTCCATTAAAGCAAGTTATCACAATAACTGGTATTAGAAGATGTGGAAAAAGTACATTAGCAAAAATGGCAATAAACCACCTCATAGAAAATGGCACAAATCCTATTAATATACTTTTTATAAATTTAGAACAACCATATTTTTTAGAATATCAAAATGATGCAACTTTTTTAGACAAAATTTATGAAGAGTATTTAAAACTTGCAAATCCAACTGGAAAAACTTATGTGATATTTGATGAGATTCAGTTTTTTGATAATTGGGAAGTGTTTATAAAAAGTAAGTATGAATCAAGTGATATAAAATTTATTGTAACGGGTTCAAACTCTTCAATGCTATCAAGTGAACTAGCAACAATGCTTACTGGAAGAAGTTTAAATATTCATCTTGATACTTTTTCTTTTAAAGAGTTTTTGGATTATAAAAATATTGATTATAGTAGTGAGTTAATGCAAATAAAAAATAAAATCCAAATAGCAAGAGCAAAAGAAGAATACCTTAAATGGGGTGGTTTTTATGAGGTATTTGGCATAGAAGATAAGTTTACAAAAAAAAGTTTATTGATAAGTTACGCAAGAAATATAATCTATCGTGATATAGTCCCTAGATACAATATAAGAAATAGCCAAACAGTAGAAAAACTATTCTTTTATTTATTAAACAATGCAACTACCATATTAAACTACACCACACTTTCAAAAACTTTTGAATTAAGTGATAAAACTATAAAAGAATATATATCTTATTTTGAAGAAACTTTTGCAATGAAAAGAATAGATAAGTATCATACAAAACCAAAAGAGAGAATAAAATCAGTTAAAAAGATATACATAAAAGATAATGGTTTTTTACAAATTGCACCTAAAAAAGCACCAAATCTTGGAACTTTACTTGAAAATAGTATATACAATTATTTATCTTCAAAAACAGAAGATATAAGCTATTTGAAAGATACTTATGAGATAGATTTTTATGATGAGAAAACACTTTTTCAAGTTTCGTATAACATAGAAGATGACAAAACAAAACAAAGAGAACTAAGAGCCTTTGAGCATTTTAAAAAAGAGAACCAAAAAGCAAAACTCATAACATTTGATACAAACGAAGAGATAAAGGATATAGAGATAGTAAGCTTTGAAAGGTTTATTTTCAATGATGACTAA
- the cas3 gene encoding CRISPR-associated helicase Cas3' produces MLLSDFGIDERYFAHTCIDKEPEKLTEHLDLTLEYYKKIVESKNLNFVIDSLIKKIDSKNFELIKEMFINTIYLHDLGKKNPIFQKVKMKNSLFNSCEDEGDSKHSHIGALEFIAYYNNRFSKEIKNDVDFYRLNFILYNFSYHISKHHGKLDNMNEYPKDKKENKKKHNDFKSILKDIDDYITKDDFDFFILNKLLFSLVISSDYFATTAYMTDKTFDNFGIFQKEDKLLFESLYSDFIKSFGEPKGINKLRNEISKTAVEELSKNINKSIFYLEAPTGSGKTLTSISLASKLLNTNENLNKIFYIFPFNTLVEQTKKVFQNIFENNFDIGVINSVTPIKELNDDENEKEETNYDKSHLNRLFFNEQIIFTTHVKFFDILFGTTKDDNFPLWQLANSVIIIDEIQSYNNNLWWYMTQFFEKFASLLNMKIIIMSATLPKLDFFLEKKDNFISLIPDEKRDEIFGDRYFKDRVNIKYLDLDNKITFEKLFEVFKKENKKYKKVLFEFIKKDTARRFYQFLKEKKIKNLYELSGDDNKAFREYVIDKTKDEEIVIVATQVIEAGVDIDMDLGFKDISTLDSEEQFLGRINRSCQKSEINPTVYFFHMDDADKIYKDDNRLEFDLRTKEYQEILINKNFGKYYANVLTLIQDKGLKYEDGHLTNYGIFKKDVKDLNYKKIQENMRLIKSSQFTLYFPFQIEIAKYKKVNEFKNLDEIFLTDGKLDGQKVWDEFIVLNEIESFTKKEIKKSKINSLMQFFTFNIFKYYDGQRPHIGEEMYGYYFIENLDYITDEGKFDREKFNEDKNSRFI; encoded by the coding sequence ATGCTTTTATCTGATTTTGGAATTGATGAAAGATATTTTGCTCATACTTGTATAGATAAAGAACCAGAAAAATTAACAGAACATTTAGATTTAACACTTGAATATTATAAAAAGATTGTAGAAAGTAAAAATCTAAATTTTGTTATTGATTCTCTGATAAAAAAGATTGATTCAAAGAATTTTGAACTTATAAAAGAGATGTTTATAAATACCATTTATTTACATGACTTAGGTAAAAAGAATCCGATTTTTCAAAAAGTAAAAATGAAAAACTCTTTATTTAATAGTTGTGAAGATGAGGGAGATAGCAAACATTCTCATATAGGTGCTTTGGAATTTATAGCGTATTACAATAATCGTTTTAGTAAAGAGATAAAAAATGATGTAGATTTTTATAGATTAAACTTTATTCTTTATAACTTTTCTTATCATATTAGTAAACATCATGGCAAACTTGATAATATGAATGAATATCCAAAAGACAAAAAAGAGAATAAAAAAAAACATAATGATTTTAAAAGTATTTTAAAAGATATAGATGACTATATCACAAAAGATGATTTTGACTTTTTTATTTTAAATAAACTTCTTTTTTCATTAGTTATTTCAAGTGATTATTTCGCAACAACTGCATATATGACCGATAAAACTTTTGATAATTTTGGGATTTTTCAAAAAGAAGATAAGCTATTATTTGAAAGTTTATATTCTGATTTCATAAAATCATTTGGTGAACCAAAAGGGATTAATAAATTACGAAATGAAATATCAAAAACTGCCGTAGAAGAACTATCAAAAAATATCAATAAAAGTATATTTTATCTTGAAGCACCAACTGGAAGTGGTAAAACATTAACTTCTATATCACTTGCATCTAAACTTCTTAATACAAATGAAAATTTAAATAAGATTTTTTATATATTTCCTTTTAATACACTTGTAGAACAAACAAAAAAAGTATTTCAAAATATTTTTGAAAATAATTTTGATATAGGAGTTATAAACTCTGTGACACCTATAAAAGAATTAAACGATGATGAGAATGAAAAAGAAGAAACAAATTATGATAAATCACATTTAAATAGACTTTTTTTTAATGAACAAATTATTTTTACAACACATGTGAAATTTTTTGATATATTATTTGGAACAACAAAAGATGACAACTTTCCATTGTGGCAATTAGCAAATAGTGTAATAATAATTGATGAAATACAAAGTTATAACAATAATCTTTGGTGGTATATGACCCAATTTTTTGAAAAATTTGCATCACTACTTAATATGAAAATCATAATAATGTCTGCAACTTTACCAAAACTAGATTTTTTTCTTGAAAAAAAAGACAATTTCATTTCATTGATTCCAGATGAAAAAAGAGATGAAATCTTTGGAGATAGATATTTTAAGGATAGAGTAAATATAAAATATCTTGATTTAGATAATAAAATCACTTTTGAGAAATTGTTTGAAGTTTTTAAAAAAGAGAATAAAAAATATAAAAAAGTTTTATTTGAATTTATCAAAAAAGATACAGCAAGAAGATTTTATCAATTTCTAAAAGAAAAAAAGATTAAAAATCTATATGAATTAAGTGGAGATGATAATAAAGCTTTTAGAGAATATGTAATTGATAAAACAAAAGATGAAGAAATAGTAATAGTTGCAACTCAAGTAATAGAAGCTGGTGTTGATATTGATATGGATTTAGGTTTTAAAGACATTTCAACGCTAGATAGTGAAGAACAGTTTTTGGGAAGAATAAATAGAAGTTGTCAGAAAAGTGAGATAAATCCTACTGTTTATTTTTTTCATATGGATGACGCTGATAAAATTTATAAAGATGATAATAGATTGGAATTTGATTTACGAACAAAAGAGTATCAAGAGATACTTATAAATAAGAACTTTGGAAAATATTATGCAAATGTTTTAACTCTTATACAAGATAAGGGATTGAAATATGAAGATGGACATCTAACAAATTATGGGATTTTTAAAAAAGATGTAAAAGACTTAAATTATAAAAAAATTCAAGAGAATATGAGATTAATTAAATCTTCACAATTTACACTTTATTTTCCATTTCAAATTGAGATAGCTAAATATAAAAAAGTAAATGAATTTAAAAATTTAGATGAAATATTTTTAACAGATGGAAAACTGGATGGTCAAAAAGTTTGGGATGAATTTATAGTTTTAAATGAAATCGAGAGTTTTACTAAAAAAGAAATAAAAAAATCAAAAATAAATTCACTTATGCAATTTTTTACTTTTAATATTTTTAAATATTATGATGGACAAAGACCACATATTGGAGAAGAAATGTATGGATATTATTTTATAGAAAATTTGGACTATATTACAGATGAGGGTAAGTTTGATAGGGAAAAGTTTAATGAAGATAAGAATAGCAGATTTATATAA
- the cas5b gene encoding type I-B CRISPR-associated protein Cas5b: protein MKAISFILSGKTACFRKPDVNQFAYFTYNNIHKPALLGLFGAIIGLGGYTQLNDENIRNKKDKKPLNSGFPEFYERLQHLKISIIPLVPNGYFSKKIQTFNNGVGYASQEEGGNLIVREQWLENPIWQIMILDDGSSEYGQIKDYLENGKAVFIPYLGKNDHFADIKEVKSIELESPILEDRIYSLFIEKNLKLSKIKPRGENSCFFREIAPIGLNKKYHFYEYENLLFTNHSIIEGDYLNIYSTNEKNYAFI from the coding sequence ATGAAAGCAATAAGTTTCATACTAAGTGGTAAAACCGCTTGTTTTAGGAAACCTGATGTTAATCAATTTGCATATTTTACTTATAATAATATCCATAAACCTGCACTTTTAGGATTGTTTGGGGCTATTATAGGATTAGGTGGATATACTCAATTAAATGATGAAAATATTAGAAATAAAAAAGACAAAAAGCCATTAAATAGTGGCTTTCCTGAATTTTATGAGAGATTGCAGCATTTAAAAATTTCAATTATTCCATTAGTACCAAATGGATATTTTAGTAAAAAAATACAAACATTTAATAATGGCGTAGGATATGCTTCCCAAGAAGAGGGTGGAAATTTGATAGTTAGAGAACAATGGCTTGAAAATCCTATATGGCAAATTATGATTCTTGATGATGGAAGTAGTGAGTATGGGCAAATTAAAGATTATTTAGAAAATGGCAAAGCAGTTTTTATTCCCTACTTAGGGAAAAATGACCATTTTGCAGATATTAAAGAAGTTAAAAGTATCGAATTAGAAAGTCCAATATTAGAAGATAGGATATATTCTCTTTTTATTGAAAAAAATTTAAAACTCTCAAAAATAAAACCAAGAGGAGAAAACTCTTGTTTTTTTAGAGAAATTGCTCCAATTGGATTAAATAAGAAGTATCATTTTTATGAATATGAGAATTTACTTTTTACAAATCATAGTATTATTGAGGGAGATTATCTAAACATTTATTCAACTAATGAGAAAAATTATGCTTTTATCTGA
- a CDS encoding type I CRISPR-associated protein Cas7, which translates to MNRVYGIIGIKAKMANWNADFTGRPKSTSNGEIYGSDKALKYPMKKMWESEGKNVLFVKSFKESKGAIIPNQLAERYEKLFSKLDEKDTTNDVMINLFNCIDVKNFGATFAEKKQNISITGAVQFGQGFNKFDDTNVEIQDILSPFADSTKDDAKQSTLGTKITVDEAHYFYGFCINPKAYDEYKLLLKGFDGYTQNDYEEFKKVALTSATAFNTNSKFGCENEFALFIECKDKECYFPDLSNYLEFDSQKREIDLSQIEKMIENKVAKVEIYFNPFKLSVSSKYDKFNIFTKEKIQ; encoded by the coding sequence ATGAACAGAGTATACGGAATAATAGGAATAAAAGCAAAAATGGCAAATTGGAATGCAGATTTTACAGGTCGTCCAAAATCTACAAGTAATGGTGAAATTTATGGAAGTGATAAAGCACTTAAATATCCTATGAAAAAAATGTGGGAAAGTGAAGGAAAAAATGTTTTATTTGTAAAAAGTTTCAAAGAATCAAAAGGTGCGATTATTCCAAATCAATTAGCTGAAAGATATGAGAAGCTTTTTTCAAAATTAGATGAAAAAGATACAACAAATGATGTGATGATAAATCTTTTTAATTGTATAGATGTGAAAAATTTTGGTGCAACTTTTGCTGAAAAGAAACAAAATATTTCTATAACTGGTGCCGTTCAATTCGGGCAAGGTTTTAATAAATTTGATGATACAAATGTTGAAATTCAAGATATATTATCTCCTTTTGCAGACTCTACCAAAGATGATGCAAAGCAATCAACTCTTGGAACAAAAATCACAGTTGATGAAGCTCACTATTTTTATGGTTTTTGTATTAATCCAAAAGCTTATGATGAATATAAACTTTTGTTAAAAGGTTTTGATGGATATACGCAAAATGATTATGAAGAGTTTAAAAAAGTAGCACTTACAAGTGCAACAGCATTTAATACAAATAGTAAATTTGGTTGTGAAAATGAGTTTGCATTGTTTATTGAATGTAAAGACAAAGAGTGTTATTTCCCTGATTTAAGTAATTATTTAGAGTTTGATAGTCAAAAAAGAGAAATTGATTTATCACAAATTGAAAAAATGATAGAAAATAAAGTTGCAAAAGTAGAAATATATTTTAATCCATTTAAATTGAGTGTTTCTTCAAAATACGATAAATTTAATATTTTTACAAAAGAGAAAATACAATAA
- a CDS encoding AAA family ATPase: MTYWHMQLHPNDLSWGREVELLEKTNLIGLGETDDSIKRFKNNISLGDIILIRRASVPIALVQVLSDAFDIDKKNNGEDDITRLDWFRYRRKIKILSLHNINQDYQNIFATTNMLTKSNENSNIYNFIDMWYKSLQIEEEINKEGLKLRKLYIGNHNMFKDFNISFDNNNKALPIIVLAGINGTGKTTILEYINDFVKNLSTNNKSFIKFDRYDEEEDKTVIETLNYESSLKEYKIGSRLVEQEAPIKKYFENNIIYLSTDTHHNIEPIENIITEYLKQVVWEDNNTPQEAYIEIKGFINSIFDEFSINICFDSLDKNEKVIFTNKNGDKFPLNKISTGEKTLLSKAFYLFIQNIRDKVILIDEPELSLHPSWQSKILKLYEKFAEEYNCQIILSTHSPHIIGSAKNEYLRILQINENNNISVISDLKAHGRDINSVLFDVMGEVLYRPEEFRKKIDRLFYAIEDEKNYELSKKLFDELKEDYGENDSVILEAKMLISMTFSE, translated from the coding sequence ATGACTTATTGGCATATGCAATTACATCCTAATGATTTAAGTTGGGGAAGAGAAGTAGAACTATTAGAGAAAACTAATTTAATAGGCTTAGGTGAAACTGATGATTCTATAAAAAGGTTTAAAAATAATATTTCACTTGGGGATATTATATTAATTCGTAGAGCTTCCGTACCAATAGCATTAGTTCAAGTTCTTAGTGATGCATTTGACATTGATAAAAAGAATAATGGTGAAGATGATATTACTAGACTTGACTGGTTTAGATATAGAAGAAAAATCAAAATTTTAAGTTTACATAACATAAACCAAGATTATCAAAATATTTTTGCTACAACAAATATGCTAACTAAATCAAATGAGAATAGCAATATATATAATTTTATTGATATGTGGTATAAATCACTTCAGATAGAAGAAGAAATCAATAAAGAAGGATTAAAGCTTAGAAAACTTTATATTGGAAATCATAATATGTTTAAAGATTTTAACATAAGTTTTGATAATAATAATAAAGCATTACCTATTATTGTATTAGCTGGTATAAATGGAACTGGTAAAACAACCATTTTAGAGTATATTAATGATTTTGTAAAGAATTTAAGTACTAATAATAAAAGTTTTATTAAATTTGATAGATACGATGAAGAGGAAGATAAAACTGTAATTGAAACATTGAACTATGAAAGTAGTTTAAAAGAATATAAGATTGGTTCAAGATTAGTTGAGCAAGAAGCTCCTATTAAAAAATATTTTGAAAATAACATTATATATCTTTCTACAGATACACATCATAATATTGAACCAATTGAAAATATAATAACTGAATATTTAAAGCAAGTTGTATGGGAAGATAACAATACACCACAGGAAGCTTACATAGAAATAAAAGGGTTTATAAATAGTATTTTTGATGAATTTAGTATAAATATCTGCTTTGATTCTTTGGATAAAAATGAGAAAGTAATATTTACTAATAAAAATGGAGACAAATTTCCATTGAATAAAATATCAACTGGAGAAAAAACATTACTTTCAAAAGCATTTTATTTGTTTATACAAAATATTAGAGATAAAGTTATTTTAATTGATGAACCTGAACTTTCTTTACATCCAAGTTGGCAAAGTAAAATTCTAAAATTATATGAAAAGTTTGCAGAAGAATATAATTGTCAAATTATATTATCTACACATTCACCTCATATTATTGGTAGTGCAAAAAATGAGTATTTAAGAATCTTACAAATAAATGAGAATAACAATATCAGTGTAATATCAGATTTAAAAGCTCATGGAAGAGACATAAATTCTGTACTTTTTGATGTTATGGGAGAAGTTTTATATAGACCTGAAGAATTTAGGAAAAAAATTGATAGACTTTTTTATGCTATTGAAGATGAAAAAAACTATGAACTATCTAAAAAACTTTTTGATGAATTAAAAGAAGATTATGGAGAAAATGATAGTGTTATCCTTGAGGCGAAGATGTTAATAAGTATGACTTTTAGTGAATAA
- a CDS encoding CRISPR-associated endoribonuclease Cas6, producing MKIFELKCIAWLKQDVSFEDSFDSISKFINYSICQKNEYRQKHNQNIFNNYCFGGFFPIEKDKLYKKGLTYHFTLRTIDEKFAMEVGNLFRTNINNPLFQIVQVERRDIKEFYISELYSVTPVVMSLKKEDEKSHQLFWTLEKSGDIIELQNQLQENLLKKYEAFFGEKLKPTQNFIQLLEVKNQKPQSIYFTTTKNELQKKVRLLGNKFRIVPNEDEISQKLAFLSLGVGLGEKVSYGGGFMIGKGMR from the coding sequence ATGAAAATATTTGAACTAAAATGCATAGCATGGTTAAAACAAGATGTAAGTTTTGAAGATAGTTTTGATTCTATCTCAAAATTTATCAATTATTCAATTTGTCAAAAAAATGAATACAGACAAAAACATAATCAAAATATTTTTAACAACTATTGTTTTGGCGGATTTTTTCCTATAGAAAAAGATAAGCTCTATAAAAAAGGTCTTACTTATCATTTTACTTTAAGAACTATTGATGAAAAGTTTGCAATGGAAGTGGGAAATCTATTTCGAACAAATATCAACAACCCTTTATTTCAAATAGTTCAAGTAGAACGAAGAGATATAAAAGAGTTTTATATAAGTGAATTATATAGTGTAACACCTGTTGTAATGTCACTAAAAAAAGAAGACGAAAAAAGTCACCAACTCTTTTGGACTTTAGAAAAAAGTGGCGATATAATTGAACTACAAAATCAACTTCAAGAAAATCTACTCAAAAAATATGAAGCATTTTTTGGCGAAAAGTTAAAGCCAACTCAAAACTTCATCCAACTACTTGAAGTAAAAAACCAAAAACCACAATCGATATATTTTACTACCACAAAAAATGAACTACAAAAAAAAGTAAGACTTTTAGGAAATAAATTTAGAATAGTTCCAAATGAAGATGAAATCAGTCAAAAACTAGCATTTTTAAGTTTGGGTGTTGGTTTGGGTGAAAAAGTAAGTTATGGTGGTGGATTTATGATTGGGAAGGGGATGAGATGA